A stretch of Lathyrus oleraceus cultivar Zhongwan6 chromosome 6, CAAS_Psat_ZW6_1.0, whole genome shotgun sequence DNA encodes these proteins:
- the LOC127094725 gene encoding uncharacterized protein LOC127094725 translates to MVTNLREHNIVNAIITRSGKSTEINSVEKDGLLEVDLEIKETKDQDEEVILPPVKEKEKVSKPIIKLPYPPRQKKKDQHEKIFERFLEMFKKLEINIPFYEALEQIPIHAKFMKDIISKKHSTDIDPIILTETCSVILQGMKIPVKNKDRGLVTIPCTIGIDTVQDTRMTLQFADRSVRRPYGIVEDILVKIDKSKIPPRRILTGKQQLAEMAKSRK, encoded by the exons ATGGTAACAAATCTGCGGGAACATAACATTGTTAACGCTATCATAAcccgaagtggaaagtcaacGGAGATAAACAGtgttgaaaaagatggattgttagaagtggatttagaaatcaaggaaaccaAGGACCAAGATGAAGAAGTGATACTACCACCTGTCAAGGAAAAAGAGAAGGTTTCAAAACCAAtcatcaaactcccttaccctccaaGACAGAAAAAGAAAGATCAACATGAGAAAATTTTTGAGAGGTTCCTGGAAATGTTCAAAAAACTAGAAATAAACATCCCTTTTTATGAGGCATTAGAACAAATTCCAATAcatgccaagttcatgaaagacatcatctccaagaagcaTTCCACTGATATAGACCCGATCATCCTAACTGAAACATGCAGTGTcattctccaaggcatgaaaatcccagtgaaaaaCAAAGACAGGGGATTGGTTACTATTCcatgcactattg GCATCGACACtgttcaagatactcgaatgacaCTTCAGTTTGCGGATCGCTCTGTGAGGCGACCCTATGGGATTGTAGAAGATAttcttgtaaaaattgacaa gtccaaaataCCCCCGAGGAGAATTCTCACCGGAAAGCAACAGCTTGCGGAGATGGCAAAGTCACGAAAGTGA
- the LOC127094726 gene encoding uncharacterized protein LOC127094726, translating into MPSYAKFLKEILSNKKKLEDEEIVMLTVECSAIIQNNMPHKLKDPGSFSIPCVIKKFIIDKALCDLGASVSLMPLSTCEKLNLGELRPTKTSLQLDDRSVKFPVGMLENVPVRI; encoded by the coding sequence ATGCCTTCATATGCTAAATTCCTTAAAGAGATTCTATCCAACAAGAAAAAGCTTGAGGATGAAGAAATCGTTATGCTTACTGTCGAGTGTAGCGCTATTATTCAAAATAACATGCCTCATAAACTGAAAGACCCTGGTAGCTTTTCCATACCATGTGTAATCAAAAAATTTatcatagacaaagctctatgcgatttaggagcTAGTGTTAGTCTGATGCCCTTATCCACATGCGAAAAACTTAATCTAGGAGAATTAAGACCAACAAAGACGTCTCTACAACTAGATGACCGTTCCGTTAAATTTCCCGTAGGTATGCTAGAGAACGTTCCCGTTCGTATATGA